The following proteins come from a genomic window of Drosophila sulfurigaster albostrigata strain 15112-1811.04 chromosome X, ASM2355843v2, whole genome shotgun sequence:
- the LOC133847692 gene encoding ATP-dependent DNA helicase DDX11, with amino-acid sequence MYSPRQTLPVPQPQDFGFPHTPYDIQEQLMQQLFLVLERKQIGIFESPTGTGKSLTLLCGALSWLRQHEELVRTELQQRIEQVQRELRQLQAANEQAVDWITAQGATQAQREELQQLEHLRALLQQQEQQLAEVKQRNRQQQQQQRKARKANEEQSLPETADEVPAQEDAVDEEEELQQEAERFRHVQIFYCSRTHSQLAQIVAELRKTPHAAWTRCISLGSRQQLCINAQVRRLPHVALMNERCLDMASKRNPCIYKAPAQLQRLSDAALLQPLDIEELANEGAACGSCPYYATRAAQPQAQLVLLPYQLLLQRNSRQQLGIELIGSIIIVDEAHNLLDTLMQLHSSEVQLEQLQLLKQQLAGYKQRYANRFSATHLLRLNQLLFVVRRLLQLLTESTSLEPRLLRTYELTAEGDFFNIDLHALLQFCTRTRFAQKLQGFVQREREREPQPSENQAPPTQQMLQRLATQHQLQQQRGQKRKPGVEQPAPTPAVQQSSPAPAPAPAPSLPSPLRPLLAFLETLTSDAADGRVLLQPKTGTLKYLLLNPAEHFADIVKEARALVIAGGTMQPTEELKSQLFAQCPDRVVEHFYGHVVPPDAVQPFVLPTGPTGATLCFNYAQRSSVSMLQELAMVLQNLCNVLPAGVVCFLPSYDYLDVVYTHLQRSGTLARIAQRKRIFRETSGKNVEQLLQQYAEAIAQPKATGALLLSVVGGKLSEGLNFADDLGRGVIVVGLPYPNRTAPELKERMRHLDAQLGPGAGNEYYENLCMKAVNQCIGRSVRHIRDYACVYLLDERYASARIQQKLPQWIARSLSVASEGFGSVQARTARFFKAKSQKVQ; translated from the exons ATGTATTCGCCTCGGCAAACATTGCCAGTGCCGCAGCCGCAAGATTTTGGCTTCCCACACACACCATACGACATACAGGAACAACTGATGCAACAGCTTTTTCTGGTGCTGGAGCGCAAACAAATTGGCATCTTTGAGTCACCCACAGGCACGGGCAAATCGCTGACACTGCTGTGCGGAGCGCTCAGTTGGCTGCGCCAACACGAAGAGTTGGTGCGCACCGAGCTGCAGCAGCGCATTGAGCAGGTGCAGCGCGAATTGCGGCAGCTGCAGGCGGCAAACGAGCAGGCGGTGGACTGGATAACGGCACAGGGCGCCACACAGGCGCAGCGTGAAGAGCTGCAGCAGTTGGAACACTTAAGagcgctgctgcagcaacaggagcaacagctGGCGGAGGTAAAGCAGCGCAaccggcagcaacaacagcagcagcgcaaaGCGCGCAAAGCAAATGAGGAACAATCGCTGCCGGAGACAGCAGACGAGGTGCCGGCGCAGGAGGATGCAGTGGACGAAGAGGAAGAACTGCAACAGGAAGCGGAACGCTTTCGCCATGTGCAGATCTTCTACTGCAGTCGAACGCATTCGCAGCTGGCGCAAATCGTTGCCGAGCTGCGCAAGACGCCGCATGCCGCCTGGACGCGTTGCATCTCGCTGGGCTCCCGGCAACAGTTGTGCATCAATGCACAGGTACGTCGCCTGCCACATGTGGCACTGATGAACGAACGCTGCTTGGACATGGCCAGCAAACGTAATCCTTGCATTTACAAAGCGCCCGCCCAGTTGCAGCGTTTAAGCGATGCGGCGCTGCTGCAACCGCTGGACATCGAAGAGCTGGCCAATGAGGGTGCTGCCTGTGGCAGCTGCCCCTACTATGCCACACGTGCCGCACAGCCGCAGGCGCAACTCGTATTGCTCCCCtatcagctgctgttgcaacgcAACTCGCGCCAGCAACTGGGCATCGAGTTGATCGGCTCCATCATCATTGTGGACGAGGCGCACAATCTGCTCGACACATTAATGCAACTGCACAGCAGCGAAGTGCAGCTGgagcagttgcagctgctcaaACAGCAGTTGGCTGGCTATAAACAACGCTATGCGAATCGCTTCAGTGCCACGCATTTGTTGCGTCTCAATCAGCTGCTGTTTGTGGTGCGTCgcctgctgcagttgctcacGGAGTCGACCAGCTTGGAGCCACGTCTGTTGCGCACCTATGAACTGACGGCCGAGGGCGATTTCTTCAACATTGATCTGCACGCATTGCTGCAGTTTTGCACTCGCACACGTTTCGCCCAGAAGCTGCAGGGATTCGTGCAGCGGGAACGCGAACGTGAGCCGCAGCCGAGCGAGAATCAAGCGCCGCCCACGCAGCAGATGCTGCAGCGTCTGGCCACGCAAcatcaactgcagcagcagcgtggTCAGAAGCGCAAGCCAGGAGTGGAGCAACCTGCTCCAACACCTGCTGTGCAGCAGTCATcgcctgctcctgctcctgctcctgctcctagTTTGCCGTCGCCTTTGCGCCCGTTGCTCGCCTTTCTGGAGACGCTCACCAGCGATGCCGCCGATGGACGTGTGCTGCTGCAGCCCAAGACGGGCACACTCAAGTATCTGCTGCTCAATCCTGCCGAGCATTTCGCTGACATTGTCAAAGAAGCGCGCGCT CTGGTCATCGCAGGCGGCACAATGCAGCCTACAGAGGAATTGAAGTCACAACTCTTTGCTCAGTGCCCGGACCGTGTGGTGGAGCACTTCTATGGTCATGTGGTGCCACCGGATGCAGTGCAGCCCTTTGTGCTCCCGACTGGACCAACAGGCGCAACACTTTGCTTCAACTACGCCCAACGCAGCAGCGTCAGCATG CTTCAGGAACTCGCCATGGTGCTGCAGAATCTGTGCAATGTGCTGCCCGCCGGCGTCGTTTGTTTTCTGCCCTCTTACGATTATCTGGACGTTGTCTACACCCATCTACAGCGCAGCGGCACGCTGGCAAGGATTGCGCAACGCAAGCGCATCTTTCGCGAGACTAGCGGCAAAAATGTGgagcaactgctgcaacaaTATGCCGAGGCAATTGCTCAACCCAAGGCAACGGGCGCTTTGCTCTTGAGCGTCGTCGGTGGCAAATTATCCGAGGGCTTGAATTTTGCCGATGACTTGGGACGCGGCGTCATTGTAGTCGGTCTACCGTATCCGAATCGCACGGCGCCCGAACTCAAGGAGCGCATGCGGCATCTGGACGCACAGTTGGGTCCAGGTGCGGGCAACGAGTATTACGAGAATCTCTGCATGAAGGCGGTCAATCAGTGCATTGGTCGCTCGGTGCGGCACATACGTGACTATGCCTGCGTCTATCTGCTGGATGAACGCTATGCGAGTGCACGCATTCAGCAGAAGCTGCCGCAGTGGATTGCGCGCTCGCTGAGCGTGGCCAGCGAGGGATTCGGTTCAGTGCAAGCGCGCACGGCGCGTTTCTTCAAGGCTAAAAGTCAAAAGGTGCAATGA